AGTAGCAGTTGTGAATTATTTATATTGTGAAATATATTTTTATAAGAGTTTATGATTTTTTTCATAAACTCTTATAATTTTTATTATAATATTGCGTAAGAAACCCACAAACAAGAATCCAGCGTATTGAGCTCATTCAATGTCTGTTTGTCTATCGCTTCATCAACCAAAATGACAGCCATAGCATCATCATCTTTGCCACGTCCTAATCTAAAATCGGCAATATTGATATTGCGTTTTGCTAAAAGCGTTGCAATACCGGCAATGGCACCAGGGACATCTTTGTTTTTGAAGACAATCATCTTACCTTTTGGTTTAAAATCAAAACCAAAGCCATTAATATTGACGATACGTTGTTCGACCTCTTCAAAGACAGTACCTGCTATCGTCGTAACCCCTTTTTGGGTTGTCAACGTTACGGTTGCTTTATTGTGATAGCTAGAAGAGTGTGGTATCTCTTCAAATGAAATATCAATATTTTTCTCTTGCGCTACATACGTCGCATTGACATAATTAATCTTGTCGCCAACAGAATCTTTTAGCGCACCAACAACGGCAAATGTCAGCATTGATTTGGCATACTGGCTCACTTCTCCTTCTGTCTTAATGCGAATAGATTTGATTTGAGCACGATTGACTTGTGCGGCAAAATATGCCATTTTTTGCATGAGTTCCATATAAGGAACGATATCTTGAGGTAAATCTTCGGTTTTAATCGGTAGATTTAGCGCATTCGGATAGCTAACACCACGTGCAGCATACAACGCACACTCTGCGGCTTGGAGTGCAATTTTTTCTTGAGATTCTACGGTATTGGCACCCAGATGTGGGGTAACACAAATATTTTCTAAATCTAGCAAAGGATGATCGGTTGCTGGTTCATATGAGAACACATCAATCCCTGCAAATGCAATTTTTCCACTTTTTAATCCATCATAAAGAGCGGTTTCATCATATAAACTCCCGCGTGCACAGTTGATCAAACGCACGCCATCTTTCATCTTCGCGACTTCATCATGAGAAATAATACCAACGGTCTCTTTATTTTTTGGCGTATGGATGGTAATAAAATCACACCCCAAAATATCATCAAAATTTTCAGTATAAGTCACGCCTAAATCTGTCGCTTTTGAAGGCTCAATATAAGGGTCATAAGTCACAACATCCATACCAAAAGCTTTGGCTCTCACGCTCACTCGGCTTCCAATATTACCAAATCCTATAACACCCAATTTCTTGCCATAAAGCTCAATGCCATACCATTTTTCACGCTTCCAAACGCGCTCAATTTTCAAGTGATTGTTGGCATTGGTAAAACTTCTCGCACAACTTAACATATGTGCCATCGTCAATTCCACAGCGGCTAAAGTATTGGCAGTAGGAACATTCATCGCGATAATACCGCGTTTGGAGCAGCCATCTAAATCAACATTATCCACACCAACACCCGCTCTGACAAGCGCTTTTAGATTTTTTGCTGCTTCTAAAAACTTACTATCTACCGCTGTTGGGCTTCGGGTAATCGCGATATCTGCATCTGCAATAACCTTTAATAATTCGTCTTTGGGCAATGCGGCTGCATTGATAACCTCAACATCACTCTCTTTTTCTAAAAACTGAAATCCCTTTTCATGAATTGCATCACAAATGATTATTTTTTTTACGCTCATGGTTATTCCTCTATGATTTTTGACTTTATTTGATAAGTATTTAACTCTTTTACAATGTTACTCAATTTTTTATTATCTGTGTTGATGATAGAAATCTTTGGATCCGATCCATCTTTTGTGAGTACGAAAGGAACATTGAGATTCGATAGCGTCTGGACAACACAGAATATAGAATATTGATCTATATGACCGATGACCAATTTGTAAGATTTCGGTTTGATGATTTTTTGCTTTTCGCTACGCGGTAGTTTTTTTTGTAAATCTACTTGCATAAACAGCTCATTCACAGGATAAGAATACTGTAATGTAGAAGATTTTGCCAGATTGTCAATCCACAACTTGGTCGGACTGATTTTCTTTTTTTCTTTGATAGGAGAAGGATACTGCTTGTACGTGACCACTTCGTTGTCGGTGTAATTGAAAAAATGATATAACATCGCCAATACACCGACTAACAAAAGAGTAAAAAAAACACCGAGTATCTTTTTTTGCATTAAAAGATTCTTACTATTTGAGCTGATCTTTTAAGATATCACCCAATGTCATCTTATCTTCTTTATTTATCTCTTTTAAGGCTTCTCTCTCTTTTAATCTTGATAGACTTTTGACAGAGAGTCGAATTCTACTTTTTTTATCATCGACAAAAGCAATAGCCGCTTCAATTTCATCGCCGACTTTTAAATCTTCTTCAGGCGTAGGACCAAGATCTTCTTTTCGAATCAAGGCATCTACATTTTCTTCCAATTCTACAAAAATTCCAAAATCTTTAATATCTCTGATTTTTCCTTTGACAATATCACCATTTTCATGAGTTTTCGCATATTTTTGTATTGGACTATCTTCTAAATCTTTTTTGCTAAGAGATACTTTTTCATTTGTTTCATCAATTTTGACAATTTTCACTTCGATTTCGTCATCAGTGGCAAAAAGGTCTTTGCATTTGTCATTACGATTCCAAGAGGCATCTTCATTATGAAGTAATCCCTCAATACCACCAATTCTGATAAATGCACCAAAATTAGTAATCGTAGTCACTTTACCAACAACAACATCACCCACTTTGAAGTTTTTCAAAAATTCATCAAATGGTTTTGGAAGGATGCTTTTGAGAGACACTCTCAATCGTCTTTCTACTGGATCAATTTCAATCACTTCTACATCAATCTCTTCGCCTTCTTTGATATAATCTTTTGGATGTTTAATGTTTTTATCCCAAGAGATTTCAGATATATGTAAAAATCCTTCAATATCATTGCCAAGGTCAACAAATGCACCATAAGGTTCGATATTACTAACGGTTACTTGGATGGTATCACCATTTTCTAATTCACCTTTGATTTCATCCCAAGGATCAGGCATTGCGGCTTTGATTGATAGAGACAAGTGTCTTTTTTCTTTATCATATTTGATGGCTTTAACCGGAACGATTTCGCCTTCGCTGTAGAGTGTATTTGGGTTAACAGGACCTTTGTAGCTTATTTCACTATAGTGAACCAAACCATCAACGCCACCAACATCAACAAACATACCATAAGTGGTAATTTTCTTAATAACGCCTTCTACAATTTCATCTTTTTCGATTAATTCTTGTACAATTTCTTTTCTTTTTTTGCGTTCATCATCTAAAAATTTCTTTCTTGAGACGATGATAGACTCATTTTCACTGTCAATCTTAATAATTTTTACTTTAATAGTTTTTCCCATGAGGGCATTCATATCTTTAACAGCTGCTTGTGAACGTGGCAAGAAAAATTCAATACCATCTGTGCTTTCTACGATGAAACCACCTCTATTTTTATTCACAACTTTTACGTCTAGGACTTCATCTTCGTCTTCTTTATGTGCCTCAATGAATTCTTTAACTTTAACTTTTTTGATCGCTTTTTTATGAGATACTATTGGTCTTTCGTTTTTAAATCCAGAGATGACGACTGATATAGTATCGCCGACTTTGCAAGTCACATTGCCATCAGCATCTGTTACTTCAGACGCATACAATCTACCTTCGGATTTTTTACCTACATCGATTAAAATCACATCATCTTTGATTTCAACCACAACACCTTCAATCAGTGCATCTTTCTCTGTATCTTTAAAAGACTCTTCCAACATAGTTGCAAAATCCATCTCCTCTTGTTCATTTGCATTCTCAGTCTGAACTGCTTCGTTCGCCTCATTCACCATTTCATTCCCTTTTGTTTAATTTTTTACTATGATTAACCTTTGGATATAGTCAAAATATCATCTATAGAAACTACATCGAAAAGCCTAAGCACATGAAGTTTGATATTATACTTAAATTTTCTCTATTTTGCCAACAATTTTATCAATAATCCATCCTGGAGTCGATGCACCAGCGGTTACACCACATATTTTTTTATTTTTGAACCACTGAGGATTGAGCTCTTTTTCGCTTTCTATGAGATAACTATCATCACAAAACTCTTTTGAAATATAATGCAGTTGTTTTGTATTGGAAGAATTTTTACCCCCAATGACGATCATGATATCCACATCTTTTGCTAATTCTTTAGCCGCTACTTGATTATCTAAGGTAGCATTACAGATGGTATTAAAAACTCTCACTTCTTTATAATGAGCAATAAGATAATTGGTGATTTTCATAAATTCTTCAATTTTTCTAGTGGTTTGAGATACCACTGCTATTTTATGCGTTAATCTAAGCGTTTTTAGCTCATCGATGCTAAGTACCACATGAGCTCCATATTGAGCATAACTCTCCACCCCTTTCACTTCAGGATGTTGCTTATCTCCAAATATCACAATATCATAACCCTCAGCGCTCATTTGTTCGCATATTTGCTGTGGTTTAGTGACAAAAGGACAGGTTGCATCGACAATATCAATCTGCTTGGATTCTAGAAATTTTAAATCTTGCTTGGGGATACCATGCGTTCGGATGATGGCTTTTTGCGTTTCACCCAAACCCTCTAGACTCTGAAGTGTCACAACATTGTAATCTTTTTTCAAACGATGTATCTCTTCATTGTTATGAATTAAAGGACCAATCGTTGATGCATTTTTTGAACTCTCTGCTATTTTTATCGCACGTTTTACTCCAAAACAAAAACCATAATATTCTGCTAATTTGACTTTCACTGCTTTGCTCCTTTAACTTCAAAACGGATGTTAATCCACCCTCACATTGGCGATTTGAGACAAAATATCTATAAAATTCGGGAAGGATGTTTGAATGCAATCAATATCTTTGATTGTCATCTCACTCAACAACCCCGCAATCGCAAAACTCATCGCAATGCGATGATCTCCATAAGAGTCAACAGTCGTGCCTTTTAGAGCACCGCCTACGACTTCATAACCATCATCAAACTCTTTTACTTGAATCTGACATTTTTTTAAATTCTCAACCACCGTAGCAATCCGGTCACTCTCTTTGACTCTGAGCTCTTTGGCATTTTTGACGAGACTTTTGCCTTTTGCCACACTAAAAGCGATAGAGAGTGCAGGCAGTTCATCAATCAACCACGCAATATTTTCACTCACCTCAACACCATGCAATGTGTGGCCTTCTATCACAATATCACCCACCACTTCATATTTTGAATCGGTTGTGATAAATCTCACATCAGCACCCATTTTTGCCAACACTTTATAGGCTTCAATCCGCGTTGGATTCAGTAGCATATTTTTAAGTCTCACCTTGGAGCCCTTGGTAATCGCCGCCGCCACGGCAAAGAAAAAGCCACTTGAGGGATCATTAGGGACTTCAATATCTAGAGGTGCTAATGGTTTGCTTAAAGGAGAAATCATGATAGTATCATGATCCCTATGCAACGCTGCTCCCATAGCGCTTAACATATTTTCACTATGATCACGGCTTAAACTAGGTTCCTTGAAAGTGGAGTCACCTTGCGCTCGTAATGCCGCTAAAATCATCGCGGTTTTTACTTGTGCTGAGGAGATGTTACTCTCATAAGTAAATGCTTTTAACTCCGTATTACCACGGATACAAAGGGGCGCAAACTCGCCATTGGCTCTTCCTTCGATTTGCGAACCGATGTCTCTTAGCGGGTCGGCAACTCGCCTCATGGGTCTGCTATTTAGATACTGATCGCCGCTTAATACAAAAAACCCTTCGCATGTTGATAAA
This genomic window from Sulfurospirillum sp. 1612 contains:
- the serA gene encoding phosphoglycerate dehydrogenase — its product is MSVKKIIICDAIHEKGFQFLEKESDVEVINAAALPKDELLKVIADADIAITRSPTAVDSKFLEAAKNLKALVRAGVGVDNVDLDGCSKRGIIAMNVPTANTLAAVELTMAHMLSCARSFTNANNHLKIERVWKREKWYGIELYGKKLGVIGFGNIGSRVSVRAKAFGMDVVTYDPYIEPSKATDLGVTYTENFDDILGCDFITIHTPKNKETVGIISHDEVAKMKDGVRLINCARGSLYDETALYDGLKSGKIAFAGIDVFSYEPATDHPLLDLENICVTPHLGANTVESQEKIALQAAECALYAARGVSYPNALNLPIKTEDLPQDIVPYMELMQKMAYFAAQVNRAQIKSIRIKTEGEVSQYAKSMLTFAVVGALKDSVGDKINYVNATYVAQEKNIDISFEEIPHSSSYHNKATVTLTTQKGVTTIAGTVFEEVEQRIVNINGFGFDFKPKGKMIVFKNKDVPGAIAGIATLLAKRNINIADFRLGRGKDDDAMAVILVDEAIDKQTLNELNTLDSCLWVSYAIL
- a CDS encoding 30S ribosomal protein S1 produces the protein MNEANEAVQTENANEQEEMDFATMLEESFKDTEKDALIEGVVVEIKDDVILIDVGKKSEGRLYASEVTDADGNVTCKVGDTISVVISGFKNERPIVSHKKAIKKVKVKEFIEAHKEDEDEVLDVKVVNKNRGGFIVESTDGIEFFLPRSQAAVKDMNALMGKTIKVKIIKIDSENESIIVSRKKFLDDERKKRKEIVQELIEKDEIVEGVIKKITTYGMFVDVGGVDGLVHYSEISYKGPVNPNTLYSEGEIVPVKAIKYDKEKRHLSLSIKAAMPDPWDEIKGELENGDTIQVTVSNIEPYGAFVDLGNDIEGFLHISEISWDKNIKHPKDYIKEGEEIDVEVIEIDPVERRLRVSLKSILPKPFDEFLKNFKVGDVVVGKVTTITNFGAFIRIGGIEGLLHNEDASWNRNDKCKDLFATDDEIEVKIVKIDETNEKVSLSKKDLEDSPIQKYAKTHENGDIVKGKIRDIKDFGIFVELEENVDALIRKEDLGPTPEEDLKVGDEIEAAIAFVDDKKSRIRLSVKSLSRLKEREALKEINKEDKMTLGDILKDQLK
- a CDS encoding 4-hydroxy-3-methylbut-2-enyl diphosphate reductase; translated protein: MKVKLAEYYGFCFGVKRAIKIAESSKNASTIGPLIHNNEEIHRLKKDYNVVTLQSLEGLGETQKAIIRTHGIPKQDLKFLESKQIDIVDATCPFVTKPQQICEQMSAEGYDIVIFGDKQHPEVKGVESYAQYGAHVVLSIDELKTLRLTHKIAVVSQTTRKIEEFMKITNYLIAHYKEVRVFNTICNATLDNQVAAKELAKDVDIMIVIGGKNSSNTKQLHYISKEFCDDSYLIESEKELNPQWFKNKKICGVTAGASTPGWIIDKIVGKIEKI
- the aroA gene encoding 3-phosphoshikimate 1-carboxyvinyltransferase; amino-acid sequence: MSQLCVAPKGLFDAEFSNIASDKSISHRCAIFSLLSDKPSTIKNYLRAEDTMNTLKITASLGAKVEIDEDKITIIPPHQIQEPPVVLDCGNSGTAIRLFMGFLSTCEGFFVLSGDQYLNSRPMRRVADPLRDIGSQIEGRANGEFAPLCIRGNTELKAFTYESNISSAQVKTAMILAALRAQGDSTFKEPSLSRDHSENMLSAMGAALHRDHDTIMISPLSKPLAPLDIEVPNDPSSGFFFAVAAAITKGSKVRLKNMLLNPTRIEAYKVLAKMGADVRFITTDSKYEVVGDIVIEGHTLHGVEVSENIAWLIDELPALSIAFSVAKGKSLVKNAKELRVKESDRIATVVENLKKCQIQVKEFDDGYEVVGGALKGTTVDSYGDHRIAMSFAIAGLLSEMTIKDIDCIQTSFPNFIDILSQIANVRVD